A section of the Armatimonadota bacterium genome encodes:
- a CDS encoding DNA polymerase III subunit alpha, with protein sequence MPQNFVHLHNHTEYSLLDGANRIPDLIQRAADLGMPGMAISDHGVMFGVMEFYMEAKKKGIKPILGVEAYVAPRGMDKKDGRADRENFHLLLLAKDLEGYRNLCKLSSIAALKGFYGKPRVDHDVLRAHSKGVIATSACLGSEVCQALMKGEYDQAQYIAGMYAEMFGQENFFIELQDHGLKEQHDIFEPLCKIARELKLQTIATNDAHYLCKGDSKAHDVLLCVQTGELVANTNRMKFETNEFFIKTQDEMAALFPEHPEALENTLRVMEMCNVELDKSRAPMPQPNIPDGLDSTAYLRQLCEEGLLRRARNPESKLERLNFELGIIEQTGFADYMLLVREFAQESRDRGIFFGVRGSAAGSLVGYTLGITDVDAVDYDLTFERFLNPERISMPDIDMDFEDARRDEIIKWVTERFGEDHVAQIVTFGTMGAKAAIKDCGRVLGYTPQETDKITKLIPGVPGMTLDKAFKEVTEFRETIKADPRIQSLFDTAKSVEGMARNSGVHAAGIVISRDPLVDYVPLYKGNDGQAVTAYEMGILEKIGLLKMDFLGLSNLTVLAKCVGLIRQSQGIEVDPRNADEADQKTWDMLARGETTGVFQLEGGGMTRWVTQLKPASVRELAAMVALYRPGPMGEIPKFIDYKFERAKPTYLDPRMEPILRETYGIIVYQDQVLKLVQALAGFSLGKADILRRAMGKKDLKEMQRMQVEFLEGTRKNEIRDEDANKVWELLLPFAGYAFNKAHAVCYAILSHQTAFLKANYPVEYMAALLAVYRTKEDRVTAFIEECRRMKITVLPPDVNASEADFSIEKVKNRSVIRFGLGAIKGVGDGIVEAIIKDRTENGPFTHLFEFCERIRPSGMNKTALDALIKSGSLDSIDPNRAKLIEHADGAMVFADNLAKSKAAGQDSLFLGEAEDVTATNYPVIPEIDAYGRSEKLAFEKEVLGIYVSDHPLRGLERVLQKAATNTCASIEEAEEGSKVKLAGVIASTRTILTKSGNKMLSMTLEDFTGVARCIVFAGTLEKFASALTKDQVVTITGEVVVNERQGEKSSEIRLFEAKPLEGSLDIDLHSLSDQAGLYVKISRSTKSDLNVFRKLVQDHPGDHEVFIQMLPESDYLPIPLGLMVKPSDMLCAELRKLFGREAVDLRSHGEPGAV encoded by the coding sequence ATGCCCCAGAACTTCGTCCACCTGCATAACCACACCGAGTATTCGTTGCTCGACGGCGCTAATCGCATCCCCGACCTGATCCAGCGCGCCGCCGACCTCGGTATGCCGGGCATGGCGATCTCCGATCACGGCGTTATGTTCGGTGTGATGGAGTTCTACATGGAGGCCAAGAAAAAGGGGATCAAGCCCATTCTCGGTGTCGAGGCCTACGTCGCTCCGCGTGGGATGGACAAAAAGGACGGCCGAGCCGACCGAGAGAACTTTCACCTTCTACTGTTGGCGAAGGACCTTGAAGGCTATCGCAACCTCTGCAAACTCTCCTCAATCGCCGCGTTGAAGGGATTCTATGGCAAACCCCGCGTGGATCACGATGTCCTCCGTGCGCACAGCAAAGGCGTCATCGCAACTTCAGCTTGTTTGGGTTCCGAAGTATGTCAGGCTCTGATGAAGGGCGAATATGACCAGGCCCAGTACATCGCGGGGATGTACGCTGAGATGTTCGGGCAGGAGAATTTCTTCATTGAGCTTCAGGATCACGGCCTCAAGGAACAGCACGATATTTTTGAGCCGCTTTGCAAGATCGCCCGCGAGTTAAAGCTCCAGACTATCGCGACCAACGACGCCCACTACCTTTGCAAGGGAGATTCCAAAGCCCACGACGTTCTGCTGTGCGTCCAAACTGGCGAGCTCGTCGCCAACACGAACCGAATGAAGTTCGAGACCAACGAGTTCTTCATCAAGACCCAGGACGAAATGGCGGCCCTGTTCCCGGAGCATCCCGAGGCCCTGGAAAACACGCTGCGGGTCATGGAGATGTGCAACGTCGAGCTCGACAAGAGCCGCGCGCCGATGCCTCAGCCGAATATTCCGGACGGCCTTGACAGCACCGCCTACCTTCGCCAGCTCTGCGAAGAAGGGCTTTTACGCCGCGCCCGCAATCCAGAATCGAAGCTCGAACGGCTCAACTTTGAACTGGGAATCATTGAGCAGACCGGCTTCGCCGACTACATGCTCCTCGTTCGCGAGTTCGCACAGGAATCGCGAGACCGGGGAATCTTCTTTGGAGTTCGCGGCTCTGCAGCAGGTTCTCTTGTCGGTTACACCCTCGGTATCACCGACGTCGATGCCGTCGATTACGACCTCACATTCGAACGATTCCTCAACCCAGAACGAATCTCCATGCCGGATATCGACATGGACTTTGAGGACGCACGGCGTGACGAGATCATCAAGTGGGTCACCGAGCGATTCGGCGAGGACCACGTTGCACAGATCGTCACGTTCGGAACAATGGGCGCTAAGGCTGCGATCAAGGACTGCGGACGGGTCCTTGGCTACACACCACAAGAAACCGACAAAATAACCAAACTCATCCCTGGCGTGCCTGGAATGACGCTGGATAAGGCTTTCAAAGAAGTTACTGAGTTCCGCGAAACCATCAAGGCTGATCCACGCATTCAGAGCCTCTTCGACACTGCCAAGTCCGTCGAAGGCATGGCCCGTAACAGCGGCGTCCACGCCGCCGGAATCGTCATCTCCCGCGACCCGCTGGTCGACTACGTTCCGCTTTATAAAGGCAACGACGGGCAGGCAGTCACAGCCTATGAGATGGGGATTCTGGAGAAGATTGGTCTTCTCAAGATGGACTTCCTCGGTCTTTCCAACCTAACAGTTTTGGCTAAATGCGTCGGGCTGATCCGGCAAAGTCAAGGAATCGAAGTCGACCCTCGAAATGCCGATGAGGCCGACCAAAAGACGTGGGACATGCTGGCTCGCGGCGAAACGACCGGCGTCTTCCAACTTGAAGGCGGCGGAATGACCCGCTGGGTGACCCAGCTCAAACCCGCTTCGGTGAGGGAGCTCGCCGCGATGGTGGCTCTCTACCGTCCGGGACCAATGGGCGAGATTCCGAAGTTCATCGACTACAAGTTCGAGAGAGCCAAGCCAACCTATCTCGACCCAAGAATGGAGCCGATATTAAGGGAAACCTACGGGATCATCGTCTACCAAGACCAGGTTCTCAAGCTCGTCCAGGCCCTCGCGGGATTCAGCCTCGGCAAAGCCGACATCCTTCGCCGCGCAATGGGAAAGAAGGATCTCAAAGAGATGCAGCGGATGCAGGTCGAGTTCCTCGAAGGCACCCGCAAAAACGAGATTCGCGACGAGGATGCAAACAAGGTCTGGGAGCTCCTACTTCCCTTCGCCGGCTACGCATTCAACAAGGCCCATGCGGTTTGTTACGCGATTTTGAGTCACCAAACAGCATTCCTGAAGGCTAACTATCCGGTCGAGTACATGGCGGCTCTTCTCGCCGTCTACCGAACCAAGGAAGACCGCGTTACCGCGTTCATCGAAGAGTGCCGTCGCATGAAGATCACGGTTCTTCCGCCAGATGTGAACGCTTCCGAAGCGGACTTCAGCATAGAGAAGGTAAAGAATCGCTCAGTGATTCGGTTTGGACTCGGCGCGATCAAGGGGGTAGGCGATGGAATCGTTGAGGCGATCATCAAGGACCGAACCGAGAACGGACCCTTCACACACCTGTTCGAATTCTGCGAAAGAATTCGCCCAAGCGGAATGAACAAGACCGCCCTTGATGCGCTCATCAAATCAGGCTCACTAGACAGCATCGATCCCAACCGCGCCAAGCTGATCGAGCACGCCGACGGCGCAATGGTCTTTGCCGACAACCTCGCAAAATCCAAAGCAGCAGGTCAAGACTCGCTATTCCTCGGCGAAGCCGAGGACGTGACCGCGACGAACTACCCGGTCATCCCCGAAATCGACGCCTACGGACGTTCCGAAAAGCTGGCATTCGAGAAGGAAGTGCTCGGAATCTACGTCTCCGATCACCCTCTGCGGGGCCTTGAACGGGTACTTCAGAAGGCGGCAACCAACACCTGCGCGAGCATAGAGGAAGCCGAAGAGGGGAGCAAAGTCAAGCTTGCGGGAGTTATCGCCAGCACTCGAACAATCCTCACAAAGAGCGGAAACAAGATGCTCTCGATGACTCTCGAAGATTTCACCGGCGTTGCCCGTTGCATTGTTTTCGCGGGAACCCTTGAAAAGTTCGCCTCAGCACTCACGAAAGATCAAGTCGTGACGATCACCGGCGAAGTGGTTGTGAACGAGCGGCAGGGCGAAAAGTCTAGCGAAATCAGGCTTTTTGAAGCGAAACCGCTCGAAGGCTCCCTCGATATCGATCTGCATAGCCTTTCTGACCAAGCCGGGCTTTATGTCAAGATTTCGCGATCCACGAAGAGCGATCTCAACGTTTTCCGCAAGCTCGTCCAGGACCACCCGGGAGACCATGAGGTGTTCATACAAATGCTCCCGGAAAGCGACTACCTGCCGATCCCGCTTGGGTTGATGGTTAAGCCGAGCGACATGCTCTGCGCCGAGCTTCGCAAACTCTTCGGGCGAGAGGCGGTTGATCTTCGTAGCCACGGGGAACCGGGTGCGGTCTAA
- the trpA gene encoding tryptophan synthase subunit alpha → MTLTEKFSDLASRGEKALVCFFTAGDQPLVDLPRIVSILEEAGADAIEIGIPFSDPFGEGPTIQHSSQRALENGATVSKILDAISRCNASIPLVTMGYYNPILRTGLDAYATGSKQAGCTGTIISDLIPDEADDWDAASARAGLETIYLCAPTSTSTRIEEVARRSTGFVYAVSRTGVTGAESAVPPEVKELVARVRALTPKPVCVGFGISKPEHVRMVCSVADGAVVGSALVKCLHEHWGTADAESQVSALVKELKAATH, encoded by the coding sequence ATGACCCTGACCGAGAAGTTCTCTGACCTCGCGAGCCGAGGGGAAAAGGCTCTCGTCTGCTTCTTCACCGCCGGAGACCAGCCCCTGGTGGATCTTCCCCGGATCGTCTCGATTCTGGAAGAAGCAGGAGCCGATGCGATTGAGATCGGAATACCCTTTTCCGATCCTTTTGGCGAGGGGCCAACGATTCAGCACTCCTCACAGCGCGCTCTGGAAAACGGAGCAACCGTCTCCAAGATTCTTGATGCAATTTCTCGTTGTAACGCATCGATTCCGCTGGTCACGATGGGTTATTACAATCCAATTCTGAGAACCGGCCTCGATGCGTACGCAACTGGATCAAAACAAGCTGGCTGTACGGGGACGATTATCAGCGACCTTATCCCGGATGAAGCTGATGACTGGGATGCCGCCTCCGCACGAGCCGGGTTGGAAACGATTTACCTGTGTGCCCCCACCTCGACTTCGACGCGAATTGAAGAGGTCGCTCGTCGCTCGACGGGCTTTGTCTACGCGGTTTCTCGAACCGGCGTCACTGGAGCCGAAAGTGCGGTTCCACCCGAAGTGAAGGAGCTCGTCGCCCGGGTGCGAGCCTTGACTCCAAAGCCGGTTTGTGTTGGCTTTGGAATATCAAAGCCAGAACATGTCCGAATGGTCTGCTCGGTAGCCGACGGAGCCGTGGTAGGATCTGCGCTCGTGAAGTGCCTCCACGAGCACTGGGGTACCGCTGATGCGGAGTCACAAGTATCAGCGCTGGTGAAAGAGCTCAAAGCAGCTACGCATTAG
- a CDS encoding amidase produces the protein MGFDAGISRKHFLSGSLLALSAPLQVIAGQTGKVTLEDIKAAEKLAGISLTDEQRKGVLSSFSPGHDALQKLRATGLSNDISPAFNFVPQGKKPRTGYKNDVRSTAPKNLTKPSKDEDIAFLTVSELSHLIKSKQLSPIELTELYLKRLKEFGPKLLCVITLTEDLARAQAKKAHEEIQKGKYRGPLHGIPYGIKDLFAVKDYVTTWGAEPFKDQSLAYNSTVFVKLTAAGAICVAKTSVGALAYGDRWFGGLTLNPWNPKQGSSGSSAGSASGVAAGLFAFGIGTETLGSIISPSQRCRVTGLRPTFGRTSRFGAMALSWTMDKVGPLCRCAEDCAMVLAAIHGSDGKDQMAVDYPFTYRPTVDLSKLKIGVMASQGFDEDDVAKEIGPVGPLLQGMGAKLKGVKFSPSTDGVDEVLSIEAAAAFDEITRDGRVDTMKGSLWPPIFRASELHSGVDYIQAMRARTPLMKKFEEELADFDVVVIPERAGDVLVTTNLTGHPQIFIPMGVNDQGRPIGVSLIGRLYDEGTILSVANMIQRATSVYRLRPDLSKL, from the coding sequence ATGGGTTTTGATGCCGGGATATCGCGGAAGCACTTTTTGTCGGGTTCGTTGTTAGCTCTAAGTGCCCCTTTACAGGTGATCGCTGGCCAAACCGGTAAGGTGACCTTGGAAGACATCAAGGCCGCCGAAAAGCTTGCTGGAATCTCGCTCACTGACGAACAACGCAAAGGCGTCCTTAGCTCTTTTTCGCCTGGCCACGATGCGCTCCAGAAGCTTCGAGCAACAGGTCTAAGCAACGACATTTCGCCGGCCTTTAACTTCGTCCCGCAAGGAAAGAAGCCTAGGACTGGGTACAAGAACGACGTCCGAAGCACTGCTCCCAAGAATTTGACTAAACCCTCCAAAGATGAGGATATTGCTTTTTTGACTGTCAGTGAACTGAGCCACTTGATCAAATCCAAGCAGCTTTCGCCAATCGAACTCACTGAACTCTATCTCAAGCGACTCAAAGAGTTTGGGCCCAAGCTGCTCTGCGTCATTACGCTGACTGAAGACCTCGCCCGGGCCCAAGCTAAAAAAGCCCACGAGGAGATTCAGAAAGGGAAGTACCGGGGACCGCTCCACGGCATTCCCTACGGAATCAAAGACTTGTTCGCTGTCAAGGACTACGTCACGACGTGGGGGGCAGAACCTTTCAAAGATCAATCCCTCGCCTACAATTCCACCGTGTTTGTGAAGTTGACCGCTGCAGGGGCGATTTGCGTCGCGAAGACTTCGGTTGGTGCACTGGCGTACGGAGACCGTTGGTTTGGGGGACTCACTCTGAATCCCTGGAATCCGAAGCAGGGTTCTAGTGGCTCATCGGCTGGCTCGGCCAGCGGAGTTGCGGCCGGGCTCTTCGCCTTTGGAATCGGTACCGAGACCCTCGGCTCAATCATTTCGCCTTCCCAGCGTTGCCGCGTCACTGGCCTAAGACCGACCTTTGGGCGAACCAGTCGGTTTGGAGCAATGGCGCTCTCGTGGACGATGGACAAGGTCGGTCCACTTTGCCGATGCGCTGAGGATTGTGCGATGGTTTTAGCTGCGATTCACGGATCAGATGGCAAGGACCAAATGGCTGTGGATTATCCGTTCACGTACCGGCCAACTGTTGACCTGAGCAAGCTCAAGATTGGAGTGATGGCAAGCCAGGGTTTTGACGAAGACGATGTTGCCAAAGAGATCGGTCCGGTTGGCCCACTTCTGCAAGGCATGGGAGCGAAGCTGAAGGGCGTAAAGTTTTCGCCCTCAACGGATGGCGTCGATGAGGTTCTCTCCATCGAGGCCGCCGCCGCATTTGACGAAATCACTCGCGACGGACGAGTTGACACGATGAAAGGTTCTCTATGGCCGCCGATCTTTCGGGCGTCGGAATTGCACTCTGGCGTTGACTACATCCAAGCAATGCGGGCAAGGACCCCGCTTATGAAGAAGTTTGAGGAGGAGTTAGCTGATTTCGATGTGGTTGTGATCCCAGAACGTGCAGGAGATGTTTTGGTGACCACCAACCTGACCGGACATCCCCAGATATTCATCCCCATGGGCGTGAACGACCAAGGTCGTCCAATTGGAGTTTCCTTGATTGGGCGTCTCTACGACGAGGGGACGATCCTTTCGGTCGCGAACATGATCCAAAGAGCGACTTCGGTTTATCGATTACGACCAGATTTGTCGAAGCTGTAA
- a CDS encoding family 20 glycosylhydrolase: MKLRMWLYDIAREQCPTPAYMRHLCKLSLDSGYNALGLYLEHRFAYPSVPWVAGLGALTPELVKSLQKEFKELQIVPFINLLGHFEGFLYSSGGEQFACERFAGMSGDPINPKFVSLCESIVDDAVSIFDSELIHIGGDETAQLGRGASRAFVEAQEGDGKAALYARHFAPLAQRVVDLGRTPGVWGDMYFEHPSALESMPKETVIFDWQYFKSPEYTSELFREKGFRTVFCPAVHTYNAAWCHLPQTERNVTEHAEAAERLGVEGVCVTTWELGLMGNYNTILPVIEGCGAILSCAQPEVGRGFPIESGTRDEDIAMYREDVAGFGQLSGSSWKQGQLLKSYLKHSETQEEWARLMGVELQECGLSSMFRGTNELEEKLKLLAADPFLNGDWFAFGGIRSGIKCRLLLYSNPFLLWLRDRESLLGPGGEKAWEIAERATAFALDSDQRGVSQFVKKSIEFVRQVDKSASAYAERKPGEAMNHLAPCRQIFEDLEKIAVATSINSCGSLADIHRCQKARRYVEEVIIRIKQYGGGSLGYLPSFETLIHPKFVPHDQANWWLINKWANE, encoded by the coding sequence ATGAAGCTGCGGATGTGGCTGTACGACATCGCGCGGGAGCAGTGCCCGACGCCAGCGTACATGCGGCATCTGTGTAAATTGTCTCTGGACTCGGGCTATAACGCTCTTGGGCTGTATCTGGAGCATCGATTCGCCTATCCTTCGGTGCCCTGGGTCGCGGGTCTGGGTGCCTTGACGCCAGAGTTAGTGAAGTCGTTGCAGAAGGAGTTCAAAGAGCTTCAAATCGTGCCGTTTATCAACTTGCTCGGACATTTTGAAGGGTTCTTGTATTCCTCGGGTGGCGAGCAGTTCGCTTGTGAGCGGTTCGCCGGAATGTCGGGCGATCCGATCAATCCTAAGTTTGTCTCGCTGTGTGAGTCGATTGTTGATGATGCCGTGTCAATCTTTGACTCGGAGCTGATTCACATTGGCGGTGACGAAACGGCCCAGCTCGGGCGAGGAGCTTCGCGGGCATTTGTAGAAGCGCAGGAAGGCGATGGGAAGGCAGCATTGTACGCTCGCCACTTTGCCCCGCTGGCTCAGAGAGTGGTCGATCTGGGGCGTACCCCGGGGGTCTGGGGAGATATGTATTTCGAACATCCTTCCGCGCTCGAATCCATGCCGAAGGAGACAGTGATCTTTGACTGGCAGTACTTCAAATCTCCCGAATACACGTCCGAACTGTTCCGAGAGAAGGGATTTCGGACGGTGTTTTGCCCGGCAGTTCATACCTATAACGCGGCTTGGTGTCACCTGCCGCAGACCGAGCGCAACGTGACCGAGCACGCGGAAGCCGCCGAGCGGCTTGGGGTCGAAGGAGTTTGCGTTACAACCTGGGAACTGGGGCTCATGGGGAACTACAACACGATTCTGCCAGTCATCGAGGGGTGCGGAGCGATTTTGAGCTGTGCGCAACCTGAGGTCGGACGCGGATTTCCTATCGAATCCGGGACCCGGGATGAGGATATCGCGATGTACCGTGAGGACGTCGCAGGTTTTGGACAGCTTAGTGGCTCCTCTTGGAAACAGGGACAACTGCTGAAGTCCTATCTCAAACACTCCGAAACCCAAGAAGAATGGGCTCGATTGATGGGAGTTGAGCTGCAGGAATGCGGTTTGTCATCAATGTTCAGAGGTACGAATGAACTTGAGGAGAAACTCAAACTCCTTGCGGCAGATCCGTTTTTGAACGGCGACTGGTTCGCATTCGGCGGAATCAGAAGCGGTATCAAGTGCCGCCTTTTGCTCTACTCCAACCCGTTCCTGCTTTGGCTACGCGACCGAGAAAGCCTTCTTGGCCCCGGCGGAGAAAAGGCTTGGGAGATTGCCGAGCGAGCGACGGCATTTGCTCTGGATTCGGACCAGAGGGGCGTCAGTCAGTTCGTCAAGAAGTCGATCGAGTTCGTCCGGCAGGTTGATAAGTCGGCTAGTGCATACGCAGAGAGGAAGCCCGGTGAGGCGATGAATCACCTCGCCCCGTGCCGCCAGATTTTTGAAGATTTGGAGAAGATCGCAGTGGCGACCAGTATCAACTCGTGCGGCTCGCTGGCAGATATCCACCGTTGCCAAAAGGCTCGGCGGTATGTCGAGGAAGTGATCATTCGGATAAAGCAGTACGGCGGCGGCTCTCTCGGGTACTTGCCGTCTTTTGAGACGTTGATTCATCCAAAGTTCGTACCGCATGATCAAGCAAACTGGTGGCTGATCAACAAGTGGGCAAACGAGTAG
- a CDS encoding ribose-phosphate pyrophosphokinase, with protein sequence MNEPTNDIKLFAGNANPSLATKVAAELGAPLGKLKASKFADGEIRIMIEESARGSDVFILQPTCAPANDNLMELFILLDAFRRASAKRITVVMPYYGYARQDKKVKPREPITARLVADFIQMAGASRVVTLDLHADQIQGFFNIPVDHLYGGPILGDYFIKKGLANQDDVCVVAPDVGGVGRAKKLADMLKCPFIVIAKRRPAPNQVEVVEIVGDFKGKRCVMIDDMIDTGGSIASGAQALMDRGAKEVIACCTHAILSAPATQRLQDSCISEVVVLDTVNLPEDKLFPKLTVLSAAPLIAAAIKRINQNTSISELFGQWG encoded by the coding sequence ATGAACGAACCAACCAACGACATCAAGCTGTTTGCCGGCAACGCGAACCCTTCTTTGGCCACGAAAGTTGCTGCAGAGCTGGGTGCTCCGCTGGGCAAACTCAAGGCTTCCAAGTTCGCGGACGGCGAAATTCGGATTATGATCGAAGAGTCGGCTCGCGGGTCAGACGTGTTCATTCTCCAACCCACCTGCGCTCCGGCGAACGATAATCTGATGGAGCTGTTCATCCTTCTCGATGCGTTCCGAAGGGCGTCGGCGAAGCGGATTACGGTGGTCATGCCGTACTACGGCTACGCTCGTCAGGACAAGAAGGTGAAGCCGCGGGAGCCGATCACAGCTCGACTGGTGGCGGACTTCATCCAAATGGCTGGGGCTTCACGAGTCGTGACTCTTGACCTCCACGCCGACCAGATCCAGGGCTTCTTCAATATTCCGGTGGACCACCTTTATGGTGGGCCCATTTTGGGAGATTATTTCATCAAGAAGGGACTGGCAAACCAAGACGATGTCTGCGTCGTCGCACCAGATGTCGGCGGGGTCGGACGTGCGAAGAAACTCGCGGACATGCTGAAGTGTCCGTTCATTGTTATTGCGAAGCGGCGTCCGGCACCGAATCAGGTTGAGGTCGTAGAAATCGTTGGAGACTTCAAAGGTAAGCGTTGCGTGATGATCGATGACATGATCGACACTGGCGGGTCAATTGCTTCCGGTGCCCAAGCCCTGATGGATCGAGGAGCGAAAGAAGTCATAGCGTGCTGCACCCACGCGATTCTCTCCGCTCCCGCAACCCAAAGGCTCCAAGATAGCTGCATCTCAGAAGTCGTCGTCTTGGATACGGTCAACCTTCCGGAGGACAAGTTGTTCCCCAAGCTGACCGTCCTTTCGGCGGCGCCGTTGATTGCGGCGGCGATTAAGCGAATCAACCAGAACACTTCCATCAGTGAATTGTTCGGGCAGTGGGGCTAG
- the glmU gene encoding bifunctional UDP-N-acetylglucosamine diphosphorylase/glucosamine-1-phosphate N-acetyltransferase GlmU, which yields MNRPLMPKATTTGLILAAGKGTRMKSDLPKCLHRVCGVPMVKLVADNMIAAGVDEVIIVVGHGGESLISELGDGYKYAWQHEQLGTGHAVQCALAELGEIEGTVLIACGDTPLISTDYFSEFLGAHSGVCTLSVALLMDASGYGRVVVEGDKATRVVEQKDATDVEKQIRHANAGMYCVEAAALREALKTLKSDNAQGEYYLTDIVGYFAGSGRPVSAFISDDPAILLGVNDRVQLAEANAILRKQINERHMRAGVTIVDPASTYIGPRVVIGQDAVIEPNTYLEGGTNIGKGSRIGPQVKLTDMQVGDDCYIFLSHGYEALIGNECRIGPFANVRPKTVLKAGVRLGNFVEVNRSLLHEGVKVNHLTYIGDSEIGEETNIGAGTITCNYDGYKKSRTTIGKNVFVGSNSTLVAPVTIGDGALTAAGSVITDEIPAGGAGFGRARQVTKDGWAERRRQQHENKSE from the coding sequence ATGAATCGCCCTCTTATGCCGAAAGCCACGACGACCGGATTGATTCTTGCTGCGGGGAAGGGCACCCGGATGAAGTCGGATCTGCCAAAGTGCTTGCACCGTGTTTGCGGAGTTCCGATGGTCAAACTTGTGGCGGATAACATGATCGCTGCCGGGGTTGACGAGGTGATTATCGTCGTCGGGCACGGTGGGGAATCTCTGATCTCTGAACTCGGCGACGGCTACAAGTACGCCTGGCAGCATGAGCAGCTTGGGACCGGTCACGCGGTTCAGTGTGCGCTGGCCGAACTCGGCGAGATCGAGGGAACGGTCCTCATCGCCTGCGGAGACACGCCACTGATTTCGACCGACTATTTCAGCGAATTCCTCGGTGCGCACAGCGGGGTTTGTACGTTGTCGGTAGCTCTCTTGATGGACGCCTCCGGATATGGTCGCGTTGTTGTTGAAGGCGACAAAGCAACCAGAGTCGTGGAACAAAAGGACGCAACCGACGTCGAGAAGCAGATTCGGCATGCGAATGCGGGAATGTATTGCGTCGAAGCGGCCGCCCTGCGCGAGGCATTGAAAACACTAAAGTCGGACAATGCTCAGGGCGAGTACTACCTCACGGATATCGTAGGCTACTTCGCTGGATCGGGGCGACCTGTGAGCGCGTTTATCAGTGATGATCCGGCGATCCTCTTGGGAGTCAATGACCGTGTCCAGCTGGCAGAGGCAAACGCGATCTTGCGAAAGCAGATCAACGAGCGACACATGCGCGCCGGGGTGACGATTGTTGATCCAGCCTCAACGTATATTGGGCCTCGAGTCGTGATCGGTCAGGATGCGGTCATCGAGCCGAACACTTACCTGGAAGGCGGAACGAACATCGGCAAGGGAAGTCGAATCGGACCCCAGGTGAAGTTGACCGATATGCAGGTCGGAGACGATTGCTATATTTTTCTTTCACACGGCTACGAGGCGCTGATTGGCAACGAGTGCCGAATCGGGCCATTTGCAAATGTCCGTCCGAAGACGGTTCTGAAAGCCGGAGTGCGTCTCGGCAACTTCGTCGAGGTCAACCGTTCACTCCTCCACGAAGGCGTGAAGGTTAACCACCTCACGTACATTGGCGATAGCGAGATTGGCGAAGAGACCAATATTGGCGCAGGCACGATCACCTGCAATTACGACGGCTACAAGAAAAGCCGCACAACGATCGGAAAGAACGTTTTTGTGGGTTCAAATTCAACGCTTGTCGCTCCGGTAACCATCGGCGACGGGGCGCTCACGGCGGCAGGATCAGTCATCACCGACGAGATTCCTGCCGGCGGAGCCGGGTTTGGACGAGCTCGTCAGGTAACCAAGGATGGGTGGGCTGAACGGCGTCGGCAACAACACGAAAACAAATCAGAATGA
- the upp gene encoding uracil phosphoribosyltransferase, which translates to MSVHVVDHPLAQHYLAQLRDVNTQPERFRRISRHLTTLLVIEATKSLLQVEETVVTPIQNTKVHMLGEGLAAVPILRAGLSMLEPVLELFPDVAVGYVGLERNEDTAEARRYYMKLPRLEGRFCLALDPMLATGGSAAKAITELKANGAKKVAMVCVISAPEGIAFLQGEHPDVEVFTASVDERLNDKKYIVPGLGDFGDRLYGTM; encoded by the coding sequence ATGTCCGTCCACGTCGTCGATCACCCCCTTGCCCAGCACTACCTGGCGCAGCTGCGCGACGTAAACACACAGCCCGAACGGTTTCGGCGCATCTCACGACACCTGACCACATTGCTCGTGATTGAAGCCACAAAGTCGCTTCTTCAGGTCGAAGAAACGGTGGTCACGCCGATCCAAAATACCAAGGTCCACATGCTCGGCGAAGGGCTCGCGGCAGTTCCGATCCTTCGAGCCGGTCTCTCTATGCTCGAGCCCGTCCTCGAACTGTTTCCCGACGTTGCGGTTGGCTACGTCGGCCTCGAGCGTAACGAGGACACCGCCGAAGCCCGCCGTTACTACATGAAGCTCCCGAGGCTCGAAGGCCGATTCTGCCTTGCCCTCGACCCAATGCTCGCCACGGGCGGCTCAGCGGCGAAGGCGATTACCGAGTTGAAGGCAAACGGCGCTAAGAAGGTCGCAATGGTCTGCGTGATCTCCGCTCCGGAAGGGATTGCCTTCCTCCAAGGGGAGCATCCAGATGTCGAGGTTTTCACGGCGTCGGTGGATGAACGACTAAACGACAAAAAGTACATCGTGCCAGGACTGGGAGACTTCGGCGACCGATTGTATGGGACGATGTAA